The Musa acuminata AAA Group cultivar baxijiao chromosome BXJ1-8, Cavendish_Baxijiao_AAA, whole genome shotgun sequence genomic sequence AATAGCAGGTCGCCCCAGCAGCGGCGGGCGAGGAAGGATCGGCCGGAGGTCTTGGAGAAGCGGGAGGCGGGGACGAAGTGGCCCGGGGCGGGGCGATCGAGGGTGAAGAAGCGGGTGGGCGCGGCGCAGCCGCAGCAGAAGAAGAGGAGCTTGGCCAGGGCGTGCCACCCGCCACCTAGCCTGCCACCTGGCGCGGCACCCACCGAGGTCAGCGCCGCGACCATGCGCGGGGCCCGGGCGAAGCAGAGCTCCCGGAAGAGCACCCGGCCGGCGACGGCGCGGAGGCGGCGGCTCACGCAGGCCGCCACGCAGATGACGTGCGGGTCCCAATCCATGCTGCGGAACACCAGCATCAGCACCCTCTCGTCCAGTATCCCCGTGTTCGCGTCGCtgctgctgtcgccgccgccacTATTTCTATCGTCCGCGGTGGCAGTGCGCGTCGATGGGTTGGAGCAAGCGTTGCGATTCCGATTCTTTCTGCTTCGCTCCATCATCTCGTCCCTGGACACCAATCAGATGCCAACTGCGGCACGGATCGACATGGGTTGGATCTCCAGACGGCTCGCGTGGAGTTCAGTATAGATCAAGGGAGAAGGTTGGATTTGGTCGGTTAAAATGTCGGGAATCAGACgggctccaaattgctgctctcgGCTAATCTCTTGGGTAAATGCGAGCTATATTAATAAGCAAAGGACACACTGGTCGATGTAGGCAAGTATGCAATGTATCGAGTTAGGCTCGAGAATTTAGGAACAAATTGGTGGTCTAAATCGGCATGAAGCGGGTTCGGGATGCCTCGGACCCGATATGTCTTTGTGTACGAAGAAAGCGACGGCCGAACGCGTGTCGCCCAAGGAGTCACAGACGCGGTAAGGGTGCATTTGATTTGCTGCAGCGTCGTCACGTGGCCGTTCGCGGGGATCCGACCGCGTGGATTCGACGGGTCTCGTGCTTTAAGATGGCCGAAGTGCAGGACACGTGGAGGCGGGAGGGCGGGGATTCTCTTATATCTTTTCCGTGGCCCAAAAAATATCTGCGTCCGCACGTGCCCTCTCCCGGATCGGGTGGAGGCGACGTGTCGAGAGGAGCGGCCCCCGCGGAGGGTTCGTAGCACAACGCGGGCGCGATCGTAGCC encodes the following:
- the LOC135680459 gene encoding EID1-like F-box protein 3, whose protein sequence is MMERSRKNRNRNACSNPSTRTATADDRNSGGGDSSSDANTGILDERVLMLVFRSMDWDPHVICVAACVSRRLRAVAGRVLFRELCFARAPRMVAALTSVGAAPGGRLGGGWHALAKLLFFCCGCAAPTRFFTLDRPAPGHFVPASRFSKTSGRSFLARRCWGDLLFVSDPCEHRESSRGGDEDLGAYRGVFRGFMRSRTRAWLIGKQAELEAGVRCPYCGARVWSMTAAGLVPRSASRRLGSHEGSLEYFVCVNGHLHGYCWLAHLSTDEEEEEEDDDDVNVAL